One window of the Cryptomeria japonica chromosome 7, Sugi_1.0, whole genome shotgun sequence genome contains the following:
- the LOC131065765 gene encoding glutamate synthase 1 [NADH], chloroplastic isoform X1, whose protein sequence is MEAVVLGKGGTIWGKGRNEGRGVAVQPCSVGRLKWGGAARVTNPLVSASRRMQYVWRSEGPGRQARLRHCRKVRAMALSEVPSGRLGLYDPSMDKDSCGVGFVADLSSRPTRKTVEDALEMLVRMAHRGACGCETNTGDGAGILVALPHRFFVQAVKDCGFDLPPAGEYAVGMFFLPTSETRREESKNVFNKVAESLGHVILGWRHVKTNNTELGKSALQTEPVVEQVFLTASSRSSADFEQQMYVLRRTSMVAIRAALNLQHGGVRDFYICSLSSRTIVYKGQLKPDQLKNYYFADLGHEKFTSYMALIHSRFSTNTFPSWDRAQPMRILGHNGEINTLRGNVNWMRAREGLLKCQNLALSKDEMQKLLPIVDASSSDSGAFDGVLELLVRTGRSLPEAIMMMIPEAWQNDQNMDPDRRALYEYFSALMEPWDGPALVAFTDGRYLGATLDRNGLRPGRFYVTHSGRVIMASEVGVVDIPYEDVCQKGRLNPGMMLLVDFDKHVIVDDEALKKQFSGLRPYGEWLKRQKITLKEIVDSLPESERVPEPIIGSMKVDGSDNTMENMGIHGLLSPLKAYGYTIEALEMLLLPMAKDGTEALGSMGNDAPLAVMSTRPKIIFEYFKQMFAQVTNPPIDPIREAIVTSMECMIGPEGDLTETSEKQCHRISLKGPLLSIEEMEAVKKMNFRGWRSKVLDITFPKEQGTKGLEATLDRICSEARIAICEGYKTLVLSDRATSSKRVPVSSLLAVGAVHHHLVSSLERTRIGLVVESGEPREVHHFCTLVGFGADAICPYLAIESIWRLHIDGKIPPKKNGIFHSKDELVRKYFKASNSGMLKVIAKMGISTLASYKGAQIFEALGLSSEVVQRCFVGTPSRVEGATFEMLARDMLQLHDLAFPSRLLPEGSADAQALPNPGDYHWRKDGEVHLNDPLAIAKLQEAARTNSVVAYKQYSKIVQDLNKHCNLRGMLKFKKSLDKKISLDEVEPASEIVKRFCTGAMSYGSISLEAHTTLAIAMNKIGGKSNTGEGGENPSRLQPLPDGSMNPKRSAIKQVASGRFGVSSYYLTNADELQIKMAQGAKPGEGGELPGHKVIDDIAVTRNSTAGVGLISPPPHHDIYSIEDLAQLIYDLKNSNPRARISVKLVSEAGVGVIASGVVKGHAEHLLISGHDGGTGASRWTGIKNAGLPWELGLAETHQTLVANDLRGRTVLQTDGQLKTGRDVVIAALLGAEEFGFSTAPLITLGCIMMRKCHKNTCPVGVATQDPVLREKFAGEPEHVINFLFMVAEEARELMAEMGFRTVDDMVGHAEMLEMDEEVINSSEKLENIDLSLLLQPASEIRPEAAQHCIQKQDHGLDMALDQELIRLSKPAIEKRLPVYAEMPIGNVNRAVGTMLSHEVTKRYNMEGLPTDTIHVKLRGSAGQSLGAFLCAGITLELEGDSNDYVGKGLSGGKIVVYPPTISQFDPKENIVIGNVALYGATGGEAYFNGMAAERFCVRNSGAKAVVEGVGDHGCEYMTGGTVVILGKTGRNFAAGMSGGIAYVFDVDGKFSSRCNAESVYLEKVEEEEDILTLKAMIQQHQRHTDSELAKYVLTDFGTLLPKFVKVFPKDYKRVLQEMKANNIIKEAEKAELMKKDAFEELKKMSEVTLNARGSDEKVSEQSKLKVVAQRPTKIDDAVKNGGFMKYERESVSYRDAVVRINDWKEVVEETRPDALLKTQSARCMDCGTPFCHQDNSGCPLGNKIPEWNELVYQGRWREALDRLLETNNFPEFTGRVCPAPCEGSCVLGIIENPVSIKSIECSIIDKAFEEGWMIPRPPVKRTGKKVAVVGSGPSGLAAADQLNKAGHSVTVYERADRIGGLMMYGVPNMKTDKIDVVQRRVDLMKDEGVNFIVSANVGVDPLFSVDRLRADNDALLLACGATKPRDLPVPGCELKGIHFAMDFLHANTKSLLDSELQDGKFISAKDKMVVVIGGGDTGTDCIATAIRHGSNNIVNLELLPEPPKSRAPGNPWPQWPRIFRVDYGHQEAKAKFGEDPRKYEVLTKRFIGDDNGNVRGLEVVRVKWEKDESGKFQFKEIEGSEEVIKAELVLLALGFLGPEQNIAEKLGMERDNRSNFKADFGRFETNVEGIFAAGDCRRGQSLVVWAIAEGRAAACQIDKFVMKEDVQLLTTYQDAVEGKDKHPAFT, encoded by the exons GCTGTTAAGGATTGTGGATTTGATTTGCCACCTGCGGGAGAGTATGCAGTTGGAATGTTCTTCTTGCCAACGTCTGAAACCAGaagggaagaaagcaaaaatgttTTTAACAAG GTTGCAGAGTCATTGGGACATGTTATTTTGGGCTGGCGTCATGTGAAAACAAACAACACAGAATTGGGTAAATCCGCTCTTCAAACAGAGCCTGTTGTTGAACAAGTTTTTCTTACAGCAAGCTCCAGATCTAGTGCAGACTTTGAGCAACag ATGTACGTATTGAGAAGGACCTCAATGGTGGCCATAAGAGCTGCATTAAACTTGCAGCATGGAGGAGTGAGAGATTTCTACATATGCTCCCTTTCGTCAAG GACAATTGTATATAAAGGTCAACTCAAACCTGATCAGTTGAAGAACTATTACTTCGCAGATTTGGGTCATGAAAAGTTTACTAGCTACATGGCTTTG ATTCATTCTCGGTTCTCAACAAACACATTTCCAAGCTGGGATCGAGCTCAGCCTATGCGTATCTTGGGGCATAATGGGGAGATAAATACTCTGCGTGGAAATGTCAATTG GATGAGAGCACGTGAAGGACTGTTAAAATGTCAGAACCTTGCTCTTTCAAAGGATGAGATGCAGAAGCTTCTTCCTATTGTGGATGCAAGTTCTTCAGATTCAG GGGCTTTTGATGGTGTATTAGAGCTTCTTGTTCGTACTGGGAGAAGTCTTCCTGAAGCGATAATGATGATGATTCCCGAGGCATGGCAAAATGATCAAAACATGGATCCTGATCGACGAGCCTTATATGAATATTTCTCAGCTTTGATGGAGCCATGGGATGGGCCAGCCCTTGTGGCAT TTACTGATGGCCGCTATCTTGGAGCAACATTGGACCGCAATGGACTTCGTCCTGGCCGTTTCTATGTAACCCACAGTGGGCGAGTTATCATGgcaagtgaagtgggagttgtaGACATTCCATATGAGGATGTTTGCCAGAAGGGAAGGCTGAACCCTGGCATGATGCTGCTCGTAGATTTTGATAAACATGTCATTGTAGATGATGAGGCTCTGAAAAAACAATTCTCTGGCTTACGGCCCTATGGAGAATGGCTAAAAAGACAGAAGATCACCCTCAAAGAAATTGTTGACTCTCTACCAGAATCAGAGAGGGTACCTGAACCAATAATTGGATCTATGAAG GTTGATGGATCTGATAATACAATGGAAAACATGGGAATACATGGTTTGTTATCACCATTGAAGGCTTATGG GTACACAATTGAAGCTTTGGAAATGTTACTGCTTCCTATGGCAAAAGATGGGACAGAGGCACTTGGTTCAATGGGGAACGATGCACCTTTAGCTGTGATGTCAACTAGACCAAAAATTATCTTTGAGTACTTTAAGCAAATGTTTGCTCAAGTGACAAATCCACCAATTGATCCGATTCGTGAAGCTATCGTCACGTCAATGGAGTGCATGATTGGTCCAGAAGGGGATCTTACAGAAACTAGTGAGAAACAGTGTCATCGGATTTCTCTGAAGGGCCCTCTTCTTTCCATTGAAGAAATGGAAGCAGTTAAAAAGATGAATTTTCGTGGTTGGCGTAGCAAAGTGCTTGATATAACATTTCCTAAAGAACAAGGAACCAAAGGTTTGGAAGCGACTTTAGATAGAATATGCTCAGAAGCCCGCATTGCAATTTGTGAAGGTTACAAAACACTGGTACTGTCGGATAGAG CCACATCATCCAAGCGGGTTCCTGTCAGCTCTCTGTTAGCAGTGGGTGCAGTGCATCATCATCTTGTCTCATCTTTGGAGCGTACTCGAATTGGACTAGTTGTGGAATCTGGGGAACCCCGCGAAGTCCATCATTTCTGCACACTTGTAGGTTTTGGTGCAGATGCAATATGCCCATACTTGGCAATTGAATCAATATGGAGACTACATATTGATGGTAAAATCCCTCCAAAGAAGAATGGCATTTTCCATTCCAAAGACGAACTGGTTCGAAAGTATTTCAAAGCAAGTAATTCTGGCATGCTGAAGGTTATAGCAAAGATGGGAATTTCTACTCTAGCATCTTACAAAGGGGCTCAGATTTTTGAGGCACTTGGGCTTTCTTCTGAGGTGGTTCAAAGGTGTTTTGTTGGAACACCAAGTCGGGTGGAGGGTGCAACATTTGAGATGCTTGCTCGGGATATGCTTCAATTGCATGACTTGGCATTCCCTAGCCGACTCTTACCTGAAGGAAGTGCTGATGCCCAAGCTTTGCCCAATCCTGGTGATTATCATTGGCGTAAAGATGGTGAAGTGCATCTTAATGATCCACTTGCTATTGCAAAACTGCAAGAGGCAGCACGTACAAATAGTGTTGTAGCTTATAAACAATATTCTAAAATAGTTCAGGATTTAAACAAACATTGCAATTTGAGAGGCATGTTGAAATTTAAGAAATCATTGGATAAGAAGATTTCCTTGGATGAAGTTGAACCAGCTAGTGAGATTGTGAAGCGATTCTGCACGGGTGCTATGAGTTATGGGTCAATTTCATTAGAGGCTCATACAACATTGGCTATTGCTATGAACAAGATTGGAGGGAAGTCCAATACAG GTGAAGGAGGAGAGAATCCATCTCGCTTGCAACCACTTCCGGATGGTTCCATGAATCCTAAAAGAAGTGCAATCAAGCAAGTCGCAAGTGGACGTTTTGGCGTTTCTAGCTATTACTTGACCAATGCAGACGAGCTTCAGATTAAGATGGCCCAG GGAGCAAAGCCTGGTGAGGGTGGTGAACTTCCAGGCCATAAAGTCATTGACGACATTGCTGTCACAAGAAATTCTACTGCTGGTGTAGGACTAATTAGTCCTCCTCCACATCACGATATTTATTCTATTGAAGATCTTGCACAACTTATATATGACCTGAAG AATTCCAATCCTAGAGCTCGTATCAGTGTAAAGTTGGTCTCTGAAGCTGGGGTTGGAGTGATTGCCAGTGGTGTGGTGAAAGGTCATGCAGAACATTTACTAATTTCAGGACATGATGGGGGTACAGGGGCATCTCGTTGGACAGGCATAAAAAATGCTGGGCTACCATGGGAACTTGGTCTGGCAGAGACTCACCAGACCCTAGTTGCCAATGATTTACGTGGTCGCACAGTTCTACAGACAGATGGGCAGCTAAAGACTGGAAGAGATGTCGTTATAGCAGCTCTACTTGGTGCAGAAGAGTTCGGTTTTAGTACAGCACCTCTGATCACTCTGGGTTGCATCATGATGCGTAAATGTCACAAGAACACATGTCCAGTTGGCGTTGCTACTCAGGATCCTGTTTTGCGAGAGAAATTTGCAGGAGAACCAGAACATGTGATCAATTTTTTGTTTATGGTTGCAGAAGAGGCTCGTGAACTTATGGCTGAGATGGGTTTCAGGACCGTGGATGATATGGTGGGCCATGCAGAAATGCTGGAGATGGATGAAGAAGTCATTAACAGTAGTGAGAAGCTTGAAAATATTGATCTCTCTTTACTACTGCAACCTGCATCAGAGATTCGCCCAGAGGCAGCTCAACATTGCATTCAGAAACAAGATCATGGATTGGACATGGCATTGGATCAAGAGTTAATTAGATTATCAAAGCCAGCCATAGAGAAAAGGCTTCCAGTTTATGCGGAAATGCCAATTGGGAATGTTAATAGGGCTGTTGGCACAATGCTTAGCCATGAAGTCACAAAAAGATACAATATGGAGGGTTTGCCTACGGACACTATTCATGTTAAACTAAGAGGAAGTGCAGGTCAGAGTCTTGGGGCATTCCTTTGTGCAGGAATTACCCTGGAGCTGGAAGGTGATAGCAACGATTATGTTGGTAAGGGTTTATCAGGAGGTAAGATTGTAGTTTACCCTCCAACAATTAGTCAGTTTGATCCCAAAGAGAACATTGTCATTGGCAATGTTGCACTGTATGGAGCTACTGGTGGTGAAGCATATTTCAATGGAATGGCAGCAGAAAGGTTTTGTGTGAGAAATTCTGGTGCCAAAGCAGTTGTGGAAGGAGTGGGAGATCATGGATGTGAATACATGACAGGTGGAACTGTGGTTATCCTAGGCAAGACAGGGAGGAATTTTGCAGCTGGCATGAGTGGTGGAATTGCCTATGTTTTTGATGTAGATGGAAAGTTCAGTTCTAGGTGCAATGCAGAGTCAGTATATCTTGAaaaagttgaagaagaagaagatattttAACATTGAAGGCAATGATACAACAGCATCAGCGCCACACAGACAGTGAGCTGGCAAAATATGTTCTTACAGATTTTGGAACTCTTCTTccaaaatttgtaaaagtattcCCAAAAGACTATAAAAGGGTGCTACAAGAAATGAAGGCTAACAATATTATTAAGGAAGCAGAGAAGGCCGAACTAATGAAAAAAGATGCTTTTGAGGAGCTGAAGAAAATGTCTGAAGTTACTTTAAATGCACGTGGAAGTGATGAGAAGGTTTCAGAG CAAAGCAAACTGAAAGTTGTAGCACAGAGGCCTACAAAAATTGATGATGCAGTTAAGAATGGTGGTTTTATGAAGTATGAGCGTGAGAGTGTTTCCTATAGAGATGCGGTGGTACGAATAAATGACTGGAAAGAGGTTGTTGAGGAAACACGGCCAGATGCCCTGCTGAAAACACAGTCAGCTAGGTGTATGGACTGTGGAACACCCTTTTGTCATCAG GATAACAGTGGATGTCCACTTGGAAACAAAATACCGGAGTGGAATGAATTAGTGTATCAAGGCCGCTGGCGAGAAGCCTTGGATAGGCTGTTGGAAACAAACAATTTTCCTGAGTTCACAGGGCGTGTATGCCCTGCCCCCTGTGAGGGTTCATGTGTACTGGGAATTATTGAAAATCCTGTATCCATTAAAAGTATTGAATGTTCCATCATTGATAAAGCTTTTGAAGAAGGATGGATGATTCCTCGCCCACCTGTGAAACGTACAGG GAAAAAAGTTGCTGTAGTTGGAAGTGGGCCATCTGGTCTGGCTGCAGCTGACCAACTCAATAAAGCAGGGCACTCTGTTACTGTATATGAACGAGCTGATCGAATTGGAGGTCTGATGATGTATGGGGTGCCTAATATGAAGACAGACAAGATTGATGTTGTGCAGCGCCGTGTTGATCTAATGAAAGACGAAGGTGTCAACTTTATTGTGAGTGCAAATGTCGGTGTTGATCCACTTTTCTCTGTGGATAGGCTTCGTGCAGACAATGACGCTCTTCTCCTTGCATGTGGTGCAACAAAGCCAAG GGATCTTCCTGTACCCGGATGTGAATTAAAAGGAATACATTTTGCTATGGATTTTCTTCATGCAAACACCAAAAGTTTGTTGGATAGCGAATTGCAAGATGGAAAGTTCATTTCTGCAAAAGATAAAATGGTGGTTGTTATAGGAGGAGGAGACACTGGAACTGATTGTATAGCTACAGCTATCAGGCATGGGAGCAATAATATTGTGAACTTGGAGCTCCTTCCCGAACCACCCAAATCCCGTGCTCCTGGGAATCCTTGGCCGCAG TGGCCTCGAATTTTCCGAGTAGATTATGGTCATCAAGAAGCTAAAGCAAAGTTTGGTGAGGATCCCAGGAAATATGAAGTCCTAACAAAAAGGTTTATAGGAGATGACAATGGGAATGTCAGAGGGCTTGAAGTTGTTCGGGTAAAGTGGGAAAAAGATGAAAGTGGAAAGTTCCAGTTCAAAGAGATAGAGGGCTCAGAAGAGGTTATAAAAGCAGAGCTTGTTTTATTAGCATTGGGCTTTCTGGGACCAGAGCAG AACATTGCAGAGAAGCTAGGAATGGAAAGAGATAACCGATCAAACTTCAAAGCAGACTTTGGCCGCTTTGAAACCAACGTTGAAGGTATATTTGCAGCAGGTGACTGTAGGCGAGGGCAGTCACTTGTTGTTTGGGCCATTGCAGAAGGGAGAGCAGCAGCTTGCCAGATAGATAAGTTTGTGATGAAAGAAGATGTTCAGTTGCTCACAACTTACCAAGATGCAGTCGAGGGCAAGGATAAACACCCAGCGTTTACTTGA